The region TTTTCCAGCCATCTCAAAGCAGCAAAACGTTAAAAACTAAGAAAGCCTGATCCAAACGGACCAGGCTTTAATATAAATCCGGAAAAGCTTACCAATCAAATCCGGATTCACACTGAATTTATTTCAGTGTCTATTTTTAGATTTTGTCAACCATTTTAAAAGGAGTGATACTGCAAAACTCACAACGGCTCCCACTACCGCTAAGACAATCGTTTTTGTAATATCTTCAGAAAAGATGTTGGGGATCACACTCAACAACGTTCCTGATACCGTGCCGGTTCGCAGGGAGATATTAGTTTCCATTTTACCCTGAATTTATTTCAGGGTCTCTGCCTGAATTTTTATCCTGAACTTGTTTCAGGATCCCTTCATCGACACCCTTATCCTGTTTGTCCATCGTTGAGGTATCAACAGTAATTTGACTAATCGCCGAGATCACCCCACCGGCAACGGCCAAATAACCGGCAACAGTAACAACAGTAGCCGGCAAAACAATGGGAGCCGCTATCACACTTCCGCTTATGGCCAACAAGGTTAAACCAACGGTTCTCAAAATCTTAAAAAACTTCGGAGTGGGCGCTTTCGCGCGTTCTACTACATTCATAATTTTTCTATTTATTTTCTAACTTGTCATCCTAAGGTTTAATTTTTTACAAAAAAAGCAATATAAAATGACCTTTGATATTTGCATTCAATTATGCTTCAAATTACTGTTATTTCAAGGATTTAACTGTCCTTAGCTTCCGCAGTCGAGCGTCAAATGTTTGAAGAAGTCGTAACCCGAGCAAAGCGAACAGGCGAAGCAAAACAAAAACTGTTTGAGCGAAGCGTATCCACCCCAGCAACTACATCAATCCAATAAATTCTGATTGAAGTATTGAGGAAGAAGATTGTGAAGTTCTGAAGATTTGGTGTCGTTGATATTTTCAAGGACATGATGTAGCCATTTGGATGGATTGATATTATTTTTCTTGCAGCTGGCAAAAAACGAATAATACATGGCAATATCCTTTGCAGCTTGGTGTGAACCTGCAAAAAGATAATTTTTTCTTCCCAAGGCCAAGGGTCGAATGGTATTTTCAACCTGATTGTTGTCAATATGCAGATTTCCGTCTTTTAGATAAGCCATCAAACTGTCCCAACGTTTCAAGCAATAATTGTAGGCCTTGCCCAGCGGACTTTTGGGTAATTCTAATTTTGACTGCACTGCAATGTAGTTCCCTATTTCGTTAAGTAAGGGATGTGATTCTTTTAATCTTAAAGCATATTTTTCCTGGATTGAAAAGTTTTCAGAAGTGGCTTTTCGTTCAATTTCATATAGCTTTTGGATAAGCAACATCACGTGCGAAGCATTTGCTTTGTTATAATCCAATGCTTTTTCAAAATAACGGCGCGCATGTGCCCAACAAGCTATCTGTGTGACGTTTTCTTTGAGTGCAAATTGCGGATATACTCCATAACCATCGGTTTGAAGATAACCTACAAAATCGTTTAACATTTCCAAAGGGCCTTCGCTGCCGCGTCCTTTTCGATAATCAAAATACACACTTTTGGGTATAGGCGCGTGATACACCCACATAAATCCAGTATGTGTTGCGCCTTTTTTATCTGTGTCCTGTACTTTTATTGGGGATTCATCCGCCTGAAGATAACCGTTTTTCAGCGTATGCTGTCGGTGACATTCGTACAAGGGTCGAAGTAATTGGGATACTAATCTTACCCATGAATCGACCGTAGAAGAAGGTATATCGACTCCTTCTCTTGAAAATCGCTGTATCTGTCGGTAAAGCGGAAGGTGATCCACAAACTTATCGGTGATGATTTGAGTCAAAAGATGGGTTCCAGCAATACATTTTGGAATCGGACGAAAATCGAGAGAGGCAATTTTGACTTGCTGGTTTCCTTTTTCATCCACCGGGGCAACATATTTATTTCGGATGTAACGGTTGATGAACAATTTTGCGGGAGTATATTCCAATTCATCAGTAATTTCCTGACCAATGCATTTCAATCCTTCTACATTTTCAGTCGGTTCCAAAATGATTTCGTTTACCGCAAGGTGCGATGGTAAAGCCATACGGCCTTGATGCTTTTTGCTTGCTTTTTCGCGTTCGTAAGTGATTTGCTCTTTTACCGATTCAACGGCTTGTGCTACTTCTTGCTCATCGATTTCAAAAGGAATGGCTAATTGCTCCGGATTTTCACTGGCGATGAAACGTTCTTTCTTAGAACCGTACATTGCTCTTTTGAACTGTTCAATCTGGAATTTTAGATAACTAACCTCTTGTTCAAGTTTC is a window of Flavobacterium acetivorans DNA encoding:
- the tnpC gene encoding IS66 family transposase; its protein translation is MENAPDLFDNYSKDELLKLLKSQIKANSKLESKSNKLESKTEKLEIVATKLEQEVSYLKFQIEQFKRAMYGSKKERFIASENPEQLAIPFEIDEQEVAQAVESVKEQITYEREKASKKHQGRMALPSHLAVNEIILEPTENVEGLKCIGQEITDELEYTPAKLFINRYIRNKYVAPVDEKGNQQVKIASLDFRPIPKCIAGTHLLTQIITDKFVDHLPLYRQIQRFSREGVDIPSSTVDSWVRLVSQLLRPLYECHRQHTLKNGYLQADESPIKVQDTDKKGATHTGFMWVYHAPIPKSVYFDYRKGRGSEGPLEMLNDFVGYLQTDGYGVYPQFALKENVTQIACWAHARRYFEKALDYNKANASHVMLLIQKLYEIERKATSENFSIQEKYALRLKESHPLLNEIGNYIAVQSKLELPKSPLGKAYNYCLKRWDSLMAYLKDGNLHIDNNQVENTIRPLALGRKNYLFAGSHQAAKDIAMYYSFFASCKKNNINPSKWLHHVLENINDTKSSELHNLLPQYFNQNLLD